A region of Thermococcus argininiproducens DNA encodes the following proteins:
- a CDS encoding DUF257 family protein, whose protein sequence is MNANILKGFMKNFPQLFEEVREGETVLIEYSPIINSAIILYELIIWAKENGYQVIIDDTLDTLPIYKIKMDLKGLNSEILNDIKVVKIGGTLDVGDVIGRLALKEPHIRVKEYLEVALPHLDSEKRIINPVLGFEKLLILSESPREVFATLSMILSFTSSFQRTAFYFVNVNALEEAIPWALPLLEEIATTVVELGRVNNGLGFSVKNYEF, encoded by the coding sequence ATGAATGCCAATATTCTTAAAGGGTTTATGAAGAACTTCCCTCAACTTTTTGAGGAAGTAAGAGAGGGAGAAACGGTGTTAATTGAATATTCTCCAATTATCAATTCTGCCATTATTTTGTACGAGTTAATCATCTGGGCCAAAGAAAATGGCTACCAGGTGATAATAGATGATACCCTTGACACTCTGCCTATTTATAAGATTAAAATGGACTTGAAGGGCTTAAATAGTGAGATACTGAATGACATTAAAGTAGTAAAAATTGGAGGGACATTGGACGTAGGGGATGTTATCGGACGCTTGGCCCTTAAGGAGCCCCATATAAGAGTAAAAGAGTACTTAGAAGTTGCACTCCCACACTTGGATAGTGAAAAACGAATAATTAACCCTGTTTTGGGATTTGAAAAACTTTTAATATTAAGTGAATCACCAAGGGAAGTTTTCGCTACTTTATCAATGATACTCTCATTTACCTCGAGCTTTCAGAGAACAGCATTTTATTTTGTGAATGTTAATGCGCTTGAAGAGGCTATCCCATGGGCTCTACCGCTTCTTGAAGAGATTGCAACTACTGTGGTTGAGCTAGGGAGAGTAAACAATGGTCTTGGTTTTAGTGTTAAGAACTATGAGTTTTAA
- a CDS encoding Nre family DNA repair protein yields the protein MKLDPNLCILCRGRGWCGLAYCPVIARARATLMVKRRVSSKIIEGSSPPSIFIGRIGYPYVRIGPAAPPLVGDTQVFDYPELWIEKKIEDILEYRWSLITGIKIADVKKPEDKLIDELRLLAMSSKPVDVQIALKKPPRPFMTFSEHEPPQGPRSPLTKMKILGNPSIPRPVEKAHDDTDLPALEAVTYLYESGVPVSHIQKIFSTGAFGVKGRRRLVPTRWSITAVDSILSRKLIKEIKEYDPLNEILVFRYRLHDNLFIAILYPAKWSYEWMEAWWPGSTWNPGLDNVVIEGDYEGYHGRTTYPGIGGCYYASMLATLEYLKRIKRQATAILLREIYPGFKIPVGVWFVRESVRAMFNSPPVLKTDNLDEVMELLDNETKLGSGKWLSSSALLRRIKFTKTIDEFLKRS from the coding sequence ATGAAACTGGATCCGAATTTATGTATACTCTGCAGAGGTAGAGGATGGTGTGGTCTTGCATATTGTCCTGTAATAGCTAGGGCCAGGGCCACCTTAATGGTTAAACGACGCGTTTCCTCAAAAATTATAGAGGGTTCTAGCCCTCCATCGATTTTTATAGGTAGGATAGGATATCCTTACGTGAGGATAGGGCCAGCTGCACCACCTTTAGTTGGAGACACCCAAGTGTTTGACTATCCTGAGCTGTGGATTGAGAAGAAAATAGAGGATATCCTTGAGTATCGATGGAGTCTTATAACTGGCATTAAAATAGCAGATGTGAAAAAACCCGAAGATAAGCTTATTGATGAGTTGAGACTTTTGGCAATGAGTTCTAAACCTGTGGATGTGCAGATTGCTCTTAAAAAGCCTCCTAGGCCTTTTATGACATTTAGTGAGCATGAACCACCACAGGGCCCCCGTTCTCCTCTTACTAAAATGAAGATTCTTGGAAATCCATCAATCCCTAGACCTGTGGAAAAGGCTCATGATGACACTGACCTACCTGCACTTGAGGCAGTTACATATCTCTACGAGTCTGGTGTGCCGGTTTCACACATACAGAAGATATTTAGTACTGGTGCATTTGGTGTTAAAGGTAGGAGAAGACTTGTCCCCACGAGATGGAGCATCACTGCGGTGGACAGCATACTTTCGAGGAAACTCATCAAAGAGATAAAAGAATACGATCCCTTGAACGAGATTTTGGTCTTCAGGTATCGCCTTCATGATAATCTGTTTATAGCAATACTATATCCAGCCAAATGGAGTTACGAATGGATGGAAGCATGGTGGCCCGGATCCACATGGAACCCTGGGTTAGATAATGTGGTTATTGAGGGGGATTATGAGGGTTATCATGGAAGGACAACCTACCCAGGCATAGGTGGATGCTACTATGCAAGCATGCTTGCAACACTTGAGTATTTAAAGAGAATAAAAAGACAAGCCACCGCTATACTCCTTAGGGAGATTTACCCCGGATTTAAAATCCCCGTAGGAGTCTGGTTTGTTAGAGAAAGTGTTAGGGCAATGTTCAATTCTCCACCAGTTTTAAAGACAGACAACTTGGATGAGGTCATGGAGCTTTTGGACAATGAGACAAAGCTTGGCAGTGGTAAGTGGCTTTCATCATCGGCACTTTTGAGGAGAATAAAGTTCACAAAGACCATAGATGAGTTTTTGAAAAGGAGCTGA